One genomic region from Bombyx mori chromosome 6, ASM3026992v2 encodes:
- the LOC101737963 gene encoding uncharacterized protein LOC101737963: MSRYPYGNPNYPPPQGPIYPSLYNPANAPPPGQPNVPPNYPVPGYNVQHSFQPGYSLGQQPAAMSYPGITPAPTAPRGHVTPHGAFGYQSYPYVTPTQSYDTTIEWVPTTPQNASILSEKAVVAGYEGHDGSPLWVIRSQFQGDLIPGKLCVKHFSAYVPWGGKENAVQNIEVCCARPERVRWLESRDGVIPPNAVMGGNTAAGEPLYIGRAREQGSLTPGKVHPSHKVLYISFAGQELPHKVYEILCTV; encoded by the exons ATGTCTAGAT atCCATACGGAAACCCAAATTATCCCCCACCCCAAGGACCAATTTACCCATCGCTCTACAATCCTGCAAATGCTCCACCTCCTGGCCAGCCTAATGTACCACCAAATTATCCTGTGCCTGGTTATAATGTTCAACATTCATTCCAACCCGGGTATAGTCTCGGACAACAACCTGCAGCAATGTCTTACCCAGGAATCACGCCAGCACCAACTGCACCTCGCGGCCATGTGACACCACATGGTGCATTTGGTTATCAAAGCTATCCTTATGTGACACCAACCCAGAGCTATGATA CAACAATTGAATGGGTTCCTACAACTCCTCAAAATGCTTCGATACTTAGCGAGAAGGCAGTGGTGGCTGGTTATGAAGGTCACGATGGTAGTCCCCTTTGGGTGATCAGGTCTCAGTTCCAAGGAGATCTAATCCCAGGCAAGTTATGCGTGAAACATTTCTCTGCATATGTTCCGTGGGGAGGAAAAGAAAATGCCGTTCAAAACATTGAG GTGTGCTGTGCCCGTCCTGAAAGGGTCAGGTGGTTGGAAAGCCGTGATGGTGTGATTCCTCCTAATGCTGTAATGGGTGGCAACACTGCAGCTGGTGAACCTCTGTATATTGGCAGGGCTAGGGAACAGGGATCATTGACCCCTGGAAAG GTGCACCCGAGTCACAAAGTGTTGTACATATCGTTCGCCGGCCAAGAACTACCTCATAAGGTATACGAAATACTTTGCACAGTGTAA